The proteins below are encoded in one region of Thermococcus peptonophilus:
- a CDS encoding sodium/proline symporter has translation MNGQILIGFLFYLALLAYIGWWANRYTKTEDQYFVGGRKVHVLAATLSDKASDFSGWLMLGYPGSAFKAGLGAFWAGIGCLFGTLADYVLIGPRLRIYAGKFRAITVPDYLEARLKDTTKLIRILSALIIIVFMTAYVAAQFAAGGKTFAEGFGISDNAGIILTVIIMTAYVITGGFFAVVWTDVVQALFMLLTLIVVPFLALAKIGGLDKATQVIASADPNKLHPFGGATGWAAIIFAIGYASWIVGYLGQPHIVTRYMSVEDPRKLRRPGIFISGIWTTIVLWGAFFAGFLGFAMYQAGILQVSDPEKVIPAMAVELMPGWIAGFVIAGIISAVMSTADSQLLVASSAIARDFYHKVLGKELGKKQMVNISRVVVAVVALVGLWFAISGPKVIYQMVATAWGGLAVGFGPILTLSLWWKRVTKEGGIVGMAYGLISEVIFEAKIYGWAFNPDAPGFFGTLGSWFNGVPVFFINFFITLFIIIIVSLFTKPPEDIVRLHEELFRKVPIETGEKTVMETRAKSQAENVADFLIEKGLA, from the coding sequence ATGAACGGGCAGATACTAATAGGCTTCCTGTTCTATCTGGCCCTCCTCGCTTACATAGGCTGGTGGGCCAACAGGTACACCAAAACAGAAGACCAGTACTTCGTTGGCGGTAGGAAGGTCCACGTTTTGGCGGCCACCCTCTCGGACAAGGCAAGCGACTTCTCCGGCTGGCTGATGCTTGGATATCCCGGAAGCGCGTTTAAGGCAGGCCTTGGAGCCTTCTGGGCGGGAATAGGCTGTCTCTTCGGTACTCTCGCTGACTACGTTCTTATCGGTCCGAGGCTCAGAATCTACGCAGGTAAATTTAGAGCAATAACCGTCCCGGACTACCTGGAGGCCAGGCTCAAGGACACCACCAAGCTCATAAGAATACTCAGCGCGCTGATCATCATAGTCTTCATGACCGCTTACGTTGCCGCCCAGTTCGCGGCCGGCGGAAAGACCTTCGCCGAGGGCTTCGGTATAAGCGACAACGCGGGTATAATCCTGACGGTCATAATCATGACGGCCTACGTTATCACCGGCGGCTTCTTCGCTGTTGTCTGGACAGACGTTGTGCAGGCCCTCTTCATGCTTCTGACCCTCATCGTGGTCCCGTTCCTCGCCTTAGCTAAGATAGGCGGCCTCGACAAGGCGACCCAGGTAATAGCCTCCGCAGACCCCAACAAGCTCCACCCCTTCGGCGGCGCAACCGGCTGGGCCGCGATAATCTTTGCCATAGGCTATGCCTCCTGGATAGTCGGCTACCTCGGCCAGCCGCACATAGTCACCCGTTACATGAGCGTTGAGGACCCGAGGAAGCTCAGGAGGCCGGGTATCTTCATCAGCGGCATCTGGACAACCATAGTCCTCTGGGGAGCCTTCTTCGCCGGATTCCTTGGCTTCGCAATGTATCAAGCAGGAATACTCCAGGTCAGCGACCCGGAGAAGGTTATACCCGCTATGGCTGTTGAGCTCATGCCCGGCTGGATAGCGGGCTTCGTCATAGCGGGCATAATCTCAGCGGTTATGAGCACCGCAGATTCACAGCTTCTCGTCGCTTCCTCGGCGATAGCGAGGGACTTCTACCACAAGGTTCTCGGCAAGGAACTCGGCAAGAAGCAGATGGTCAACATCTCCAGGGTCGTTGTTGCCGTCGTTGCACTTGTCGGCCTCTGGTTCGCAATAAGTGGCCCGAAGGTCATCTACCAGATGGTCGCAACGGCCTGGGGTGGACTCGCTGTCGGCTTCGGCCCGATACTCACGCTGAGCCTCTGGTGGAAGCGCGTCACGAAAGAAGGAGGAATCGTCGGAATGGCCTACGGTCTCATCAGCGAGGTCATCTTCGAGGCCAAGATATACGGCTGGGCCTTCAACCCGGACGCTCCGGGCTTCTTCGGCACCCTCGGAAGCTGGTTCAACGGCGTCCCGGTGTTCTTCATTAACTTCTTCATAACACTATTCATCATAATAATCGTCAGCCTCTTCACCAAGCCGCCCGAGGACATCGTGAGGCTTCACGAGGAGCTCTTCAGGAAAGTACCCATCGAGACAGGAGAGAAAACGGTGATGGAGACCCGGGCTAAGAGCCAGGCCGAGAACGTCGCGGACTTCCTGATTGAGAAGGGCCTTGCCTGA
- a CDS encoding FAD-dependent oxidoreductase, whose translation MRPLDLTEKDPSKKITIYLDGKPYEAYEGEKFPVAMLANGVYWLTTSTEGRHRGAFTFGPVPVTVNGIKNVNGRKLKLKDGMRIERQRYDEFQEQVEIDDGKPVLRYVVDVAVIGAGPAGLGVVEEIGGKLTVALIEEKGWLGGDMWLKGVEQEEFGNPREAIERLTNFPENVRVFLKTAALGIYDKGEYLLVPAVRNDQLIEFMAKRVVLATGAVDSIMLFENNDWPGVFRRADALEVINVWGVAPGRKVAVTGAFPEEITAELERWGIEYIVVPNVRRVEGEDRVERVIDENGNVYEVDALIMANGRIPDINPITQAGGKLRFKRGYYMPVLDDEHRIRDGIYVAGSAVSIKPHYANYLEGKLVGAYLLREFGHESEPCIYEERLKEYEPIARPVPKLPLDNFNGEDVQICGCGVTLGKVDDVVRSGITDLQIIKRLTHLAMGFCQGRFCLFNGALLVSQRSGMGMDRLDIPVARPPIKNVKMKVVAGRE comes from the coding sequence ATGAGACCGCTCGATTTGACAGAAAAAGACCCTTCTAAGAAAATCACGATCTACCTTGACGGAAAGCCCTACGAGGCCTATGAGGGCGAAAAGTTTCCGGTGGCAATGCTTGCCAATGGGGTTTACTGGCTCACGACGAGCACAGAAGGAAGGCATAGGGGGGCCTTCACCTTCGGCCCCGTTCCCGTTACCGTGAACGGGATCAAAAACGTCAACGGGAGGAAGCTCAAGCTCAAGGACGGCATGAGGATTGAGAGGCAGCGCTACGATGAGTTTCAGGAGCAGGTTGAAATAGACGACGGGAAGCCCGTTCTCCGCTACGTCGTGGACGTTGCAGTCATCGGAGCCGGCCCTGCAGGGCTCGGCGTCGTTGAGGAAATCGGCGGAAAGCTCACCGTTGCCCTCATCGAGGAGAAGGGCTGGCTTGGCGGCGACATGTGGCTCAAGGGAGTTGAGCAGGAGGAGTTTGGAAACCCGAGGGAAGCGATAGAAAGGCTCACTAACTTCCCTGAGAACGTCAGGGTTTTCCTCAAGACGGCAGCACTGGGCATCTATGACAAGGGCGAATACCTTCTCGTCCCAGCCGTTAGGAACGACCAGCTCATAGAGTTCATGGCAAAGCGCGTTGTCCTTGCAACGGGAGCGGTTGACAGCATAATGCTCTTCGAGAACAACGACTGGCCTGGCGTTTTCAGAAGGGCGGATGCGCTGGAAGTAATCAACGTCTGGGGAGTCGCTCCCGGAAGGAAGGTCGCCGTCACGGGGGCTTTCCCAGAGGAGATTACAGCCGAATTGGAGCGCTGGGGCATTGAGTACATCGTTGTCCCCAACGTCAGGCGCGTCGAGGGCGAAGACAGAGTTGAGCGCGTCATAGACGAGAACGGCAACGTCTACGAGGTTGATGCACTGATAATGGCCAATGGAAGGATTCCTGACATCAACCCGATCACCCAGGCCGGAGGAAAGCTCCGCTTCAAGCGCGGCTACTACATGCCGGTTCTCGACGACGAGCACAGGATAAGGGACGGGATATACGTAGCAGGAAGCGCGGTCAGCATAAAGCCGCACTACGCGAACTACCTCGAAGGAAAGCTCGTTGGGGCGTACCTCCTGAGGGAGTTCGGCCACGAGAGCGAGCCCTGTATCTACGAGGAGAGGCTGAAGGAGTACGAGCCGATAGCGAGGCCGGTTCCGAAGCTCCCGCTCGATAACTTCAACGGCGAGGACGTCCAGATATGCGGCTGTGGTGTCACCCTCGGGAAGGTTGACGACGTCGTCAGGAGCGGCATAACAGATCTGCAGATCATCAAGAGGCTCACTCACCTGGCCATGGGCTTCTGTCAGGGACGCTTCTGCCTCTTCAACGGCGCTCTGCTGGTCTCTCAGAGGAGCGGAATGGGAATGGACAGGCTCGACATACCGGTCGCGAGGCCGCCCATAAAGAACGTCAAGATGAAGGTTGTCGCGGGGAGGGAGTGA
- a CDS encoding NAD(P)/FAD-dependent oxidoreductase: MPTRELPKKSEITIIGGGIVGVTIAHELAKRGEEVTVIEKRFIGSGSTFRCGTGIRQQFNDEANVQVMKRSVELWKKYSEEYGFPFQQTGYLFLLYDDDEVETFKRNIAIQNKFGVPTRLITPEEAKEIVPLLDISEVVAASWNPTDGKASPFHSTAKFALHAEEFGAKLVEYTEVKDFIIENGEIKGLKTSRGTIKTGIVVNATNAWAKLTNAMAGIRTKIPIEPYKHQAVITQPIKKGSVKPMVISFRYGHAYLTQTAHGGIIGGVGYEEGPTYDLNPTYEFLREVSYYFTKIIPALRELLILRTWAGYYAKTPDSNPAIGKIEELSDYYIAAGFSGHGFMMAPAVAEMVADLITKGRTDLPAWWYDPYRFERGELRGKALQMG; encoded by the coding sequence ATGCCGACGAGGGAGCTTCCCAAGAAGAGTGAGATAACGATAATAGGCGGTGGAATAGTCGGCGTCACCATCGCCCACGAATTAGCCAAGCGCGGTGAGGAAGTTACGGTGATAGAGAAGCGCTTCATCGGTTCAGGCTCCACCTTCCGCTGTGGAACGGGGATAAGGCAGCAGTTCAACGACGAAGCGAACGTCCAAGTCATGAAGCGCTCCGTCGAGCTCTGGAAGAAGTACAGCGAAGAATACGGCTTCCCGTTCCAGCAGACGGGCTACCTCTTCCTCCTCTACGACGACGATGAAGTCGAGACCTTCAAGAGGAACATAGCGATACAGAACAAGTTCGGCGTCCCAACAAGGCTCATAACTCCTGAGGAAGCGAAGGAGATAGTTCCTCTCCTCGACATAAGCGAGGTTGTCGCCGCTTCCTGGAACCCGACCGACGGAAAGGCCAGCCCGTTCCACTCGACGGCGAAGTTCGCCCTCCACGCCGAAGAGTTCGGGGCAAAGCTCGTTGAATACACCGAGGTCAAGGACTTCATAATCGAGAACGGTGAGATAAAAGGGCTAAAGACGAGCAGGGGGACGATAAAGACGGGAATAGTGGTCAATGCCACCAACGCCTGGGCCAAGCTCACCAACGCGATGGCGGGTATAAGGACGAAGATACCCATAGAACCCTACAAGCACCAGGCGGTTATAACCCAGCCCATAAAGAAGGGCTCTGTTAAGCCGATGGTCATCTCGTTCAGGTACGGACATGCTTACCTCACCCAGACGGCACACGGCGGGATAATAGGCGGTGTCGGCTACGAGGAAGGCCCGACCTACGACCTCAACCCGACCTACGAGTTCCTCCGCGAGGTGAGCTACTACTTCACCAAGATAATTCCCGCCCTAAGGGAACTCCTCATCCTGAGGACTTGGGCCGGTTATTACGCCAAGACACCCGACAGCAACCCGGCGATAGGCAAAATCGAGGAGCTGAGCGACTACTACATAGCGGCTGGCTTCAGTGGGCACGGATTCATGATGGCTCCGGCTGTGGCGGAGATGGTAGCTGATCTCATTACAAAGGGCAGGACAGATTTGCCGGCCTGGTGGTACGACCCGTACCGCTTCGAGAGGGGAGAGCTAAGGGGCAAGGCCCTGCAGATGGGCTGA
- a CDS encoding FAD-dependent oxidoreductase, which produces MRITEHPVLQFRRGRKVTIYFEGQPIEAYEGETIAMALHAAGIRVLSHSGEKHRPRGLFCAIGKCSSCLVKVNGIPNVRSCITLVEDGMRIDMQRGKETLPRTVKPPEWGDAPRYKADVVVIGGGPAGLMAAIHAADAGARVILIDEQPKLGGQLVKQTHKFFGKREQFAGVRGVEIARILTEEVKKREKIQVFTETSAVGIFQDGDEKLVVGVRKNRELLEFAGKTLVVATGAMEKMIPFENNDLPGIYGAGAIQTLMNTYGVKPGDRILIVGAGNVGLILAYQLIQAGVEVKAIVEAMPKVGGYFVHAAKVRRLGIPILTRHTILRAEGKERVEKAVVAQLDENWGPIPGTEKVFEVDTIALAVGLRPSIELLHQAGCQIKYVRELGGHVALRDERMETTVQGIFVAGDSAGIEEATTAMLEGKIAGIAAALKAGVASPKWLKEIEKAQHDLEEFRSGPFGKHVIEGIKKALLPAGGDSNA; this is translated from the coding sequence ATGCGCATCACTGAACATCCTGTTCTGCAGTTTAGGCGGGGCAGAAAGGTCACTATCTACTTTGAAGGCCAGCCGATAGAGGCCTACGAGGGGGAAACGATAGCAATGGCCCTCCATGCCGCTGGAATTAGAGTCCTCAGCCACAGCGGCGAGAAGCATAGGCCCAGGGGTCTCTTCTGTGCGATAGGCAAGTGTTCCTCCTGCCTCGTTAAGGTGAACGGCATTCCTAACGTCCGCTCGTGCATAACCCTCGTCGAGGACGGCATGAGGATTGATATGCAGAGGGGGAAGGAAACCCTTCCAAGGACTGTGAAGCCGCCGGAGTGGGGGGATGCACCGCGCTATAAGGCGGATGTAGTTGTCATCGGTGGCGGGCCCGCCGGCCTGATGGCGGCAATCCATGCGGCCGACGCCGGTGCGAGGGTAATCCTCATTGACGAACAGCCAAAGCTGGGCGGCCAGCTCGTCAAGCAGACTCACAAGTTCTTCGGGAAGAGGGAGCAGTTCGCCGGCGTTAGGGGAGTGGAGATAGCCAGGATCCTCACGGAGGAGGTGAAAAAGAGGGAGAAAATACAGGTTTTTACAGAGACTTCTGCCGTTGGGATCTTCCAGGATGGCGACGAGAAGCTTGTGGTCGGTGTCAGGAAGAACCGCGAGCTCCTGGAGTTTGCTGGTAAGACCCTCGTCGTTGCAACCGGCGCGATGGAGAAGATGATTCCCTTCGAGAACAACGATCTGCCCGGAATTTACGGGGCTGGAGCAATCCAGACCCTCATGAACACCTACGGAGTCAAGCCAGGCGATAGGATTCTCATCGTCGGAGCGGGCAATGTGGGGCTGATTTTGGCATACCAGCTCATCCAGGCAGGCGTTGAGGTGAAGGCGATAGTCGAGGCCATGCCCAAGGTCGGCGGCTACTTCGTCCACGCGGCCAAGGTGAGGAGGCTTGGCATTCCAATTCTCACGAGACACACAATCCTGAGAGCCGAGGGGAAGGAGAGAGTCGAGAAGGCGGTAGTTGCCCAGCTAGACGAGAACTGGGGGCCAATTCCGGGGACGGAGAAGGTATTCGAGGTGGACACGATAGCCCTTGCCGTTGGCCTCAGGCCGAGCATAGAGCTCCTTCACCAGGCAGGATGTCAGATAAAGTACGTCCGCGAGCTGGGTGGCCACGTTGCGCTCAGGGACGAGAGGATGGAAACCACCGTCCAGGGGATCTTCGTGGCGGGGGATTCGGCAGGGATAGAGGAGGCAACGACCGCGATGCTCGAAGGTAAGATAGCCGGAATTGCCGCGGCGCTCAAGGCGGGGGTTGCTTCTCCGAAGTGGCTGAAGGAGATAGAGAAGGCCCAGCATGATCTGGAGGAGTTCCGCTCAGGGCCCTTCGGAAAACACGTCATTGAGGGGATAAAGAAGGCCCTTCTGCCCGCTGGGGGTGATTCCAATGCCTGA
- a CDS encoding 4Fe-4S dicluster domain-containing protein encodes MPEILEYLKRGYITPEELFEIIPKPSEERLRARPVAIPECPQEIPCAPCREVCPTGAISMLTPNDIPIVDYEKCVGCSLCVQICPGLAFFMVHYVGDKARITMPHELLPVPKRGDEVVLLNRVGEPVGKGKVTLIIPREKSMGDTAVVTVEVPIELAWEVRAIRVPGGDDDD; translated from the coding sequence ATGCCTGAAATCCTAGAATACCTGAAGAGGGGCTATATAACGCCCGAAGAGCTCTTCGAGATAATCCCAAAGCCGAGCGAAGAACGGCTGAGGGCGAGGCCAGTGGCGATTCCAGAGTGCCCGCAGGAGATACCGTGCGCCCCGTGCAGGGAGGTCTGCCCTACGGGAGCGATAAGTATGCTGACTCCAAATGACATTCCAATCGTTGACTACGAGAAGTGCGTTGGCTGCTCCCTCTGCGTCCAGATATGCCCCGGTTTGGCATTCTTCATGGTTCACTACGTTGGGGACAAAGCGAGAATAACGATGCCCCACGAGCTTCTCCCGGTTCCAAAACGAGGTGATGAAGTGGTTCTCCTCAACCGTGTCGGCGAGCCCGTCGGGAAGGGGAAGGTCACTCTCATCATACCGCGCGAGAAGAGCATGGGAGACACGGCAGTGGTCACGGTGGAAGTTCCAATCGAGCTTGCCTGGGAAGTGAGGGCCATTCGCGTGCCGGGAGGGGATGACGATGACTGA
- a CDS encoding (2Fe-2S)-binding protein, which produces MTEDPREKIIICRCNDVTLKEIEDLIDGGIIDIEEIKRLLRVGMGPCQGRTCLPLVIGILARKTGQKPDEIPLPATRVPVRPVMMGVLAGEMGDDDEE; this is translated from the coding sequence ATGACTGAAGACCCGAGGGAGAAGATAATCATCTGCCGCTGCAACGACGTCACGCTCAAGGAGATCGAAGACCTCATAGACGGGGGGATAATCGACATCGAGGAAATCAAGAGGCTTCTTCGAGTGGGCATGGGGCCGTGTCAGGGAAGGACCTGCCTTCCGCTCGTGATAGGAATTCTCGCGAGGAAGACCGGACAGAAACCGGATGAAATTCCGCTTCCCGCAACGCGCGTTCCCGTCAGGCCGGTGATGATGGGAGTTTTAGCGGGTGAGATGGGTGATGACGATGAAGAGTGA
- a CDS encoding NAD(P)/FAD-dependent oxidoreductase, which yields MKSEAKTVIIGGGIIGLSIAYNLAKLGESEIVVLEKGYLGNGSTFRCGTGIRQQFGDEANIRMMKRSVELWKGLKEELGMDVEFTQSGYLFLIYDEEELETFKNNVRLQNRFGVPSRIITPEEAKEIVPPLNTDGVIAAAWNHTDGKANPFKAVFAYANAAKRLGVEIYEYTEAKDIKVEDGKIKAVVTNRGEIRTGRVINAANAWAPIINKMAGVPINIPIEPYKHQGVKTEPIKPGQIEPMVISFKHGGVYLTQEANQGGVIGGYGLKYGPTYDITPTYEFLRGVSYRFSQIIPALKYVNVIRIWAGYYAETPDHNAAIGRINEIDEFYIAAGFSGHGFMLAPVVGEALAELIVDGKTNKPLDFYDPYRFERGELRGRALQMG from the coding sequence ATGAAGAGTGAAGCTAAAACCGTCATCATCGGCGGCGGCATAATAGGTCTCAGCATAGCCTACAATCTCGCCAAGCTCGGCGAGAGCGAGATCGTGGTTCTTGAGAAAGGCTATCTCGGAAACGGTTCGACATTCCGCTGCGGAACTGGAATAAGGCAGCAGTTCGGCGACGAGGCGAACATAAGGATGATGAAGCGCTCAGTGGAGCTCTGGAAGGGCCTAAAAGAGGAGCTTGGCATGGACGTCGAGTTTACCCAGAGCGGCTACCTCTTCCTAATCTATGATGAGGAAGAGCTTGAGACGTTCAAGAACAACGTCCGGCTCCAGAACAGGTTTGGAGTGCCATCGAGGATAATAACGCCCGAGGAGGCCAAGGAAATCGTCCCTCCCCTCAACACCGATGGGGTGATAGCGGCCGCGTGGAACCACACAGACGGAAAGGCAAACCCGTTTAAGGCAGTTTTCGCCTATGCAAACGCGGCCAAGAGGCTGGGCGTTGAGATATACGAGTACACTGAGGCGAAGGACATCAAGGTCGAAGACGGGAAGATAAAGGCCGTCGTTACCAACAGGGGAGAGATAAGGACGGGCAGGGTAATCAACGCGGCCAACGCCTGGGCACCAATCATAAACAAAATGGCTGGAGTGCCTATCAACATCCCGATAGAGCCCTACAAGCACCAAGGAGTGAAGACCGAACCCATAAAGCCCGGCCAGATAGAGCCGATGGTCATCTCCTTTAAGCACGGCGGCGTTTATTTAACTCAGGAGGCGAACCAGGGTGGCGTCATCGGCGGCTACGGCCTCAAGTACGGGCCGACATACGACATAACGCCGACCTACGAGTTCCTCAGGGGAGTGAGCTACCGCTTCTCCCAGATAATCCCAGCGCTCAAGTACGTGAACGTCATAAGGATTTGGGCCGGCTACTACGCCGAGACTCCCGACCACAACGCGGCCATCGGGAGGATAAACGAGATAGACGAGTTCTATATCGCGGCGGGCTTCTCCGGCCACGGCTTCATGCTTGCCCCGGTTGTTGGAGAGGCACTGGCTGAGCTCATCGTGGACGGGAAGACCAACAAGCCTCTCGACTTCTACGATCCGTACCGCTTTGAAAGGGGCGAACTTAGGGGCAGGGCACTTCAGATGGGGTGA
- a CDS encoding MFS transporter, whose protein sequence is MPKREKAVLQGKRERTLKFKKLRVKRRNIVILAVSMFIANVAFGMAFPYLSVYMQYLGATMFMVGLLSVAFNLTSTIFQYPFGWLSDATRNRKGFIALGTASIGLFYAVMAFVSSPVQVLFLRTLQGIFGSAMTPAHSALISELSTRAGSIFGLFNSIENAGYMVGNFIGSAMVEYLGIKSLFVISGLLLFLSAGIVLLIRERPAGRRSLMGMILVQEGRESWRATVKSSAFKKLMRGYLGLFYFTVFLVMVASGQFYSVSSVYFKEAFGEWSVGVLFGIESLAAALTGYFLGRLIDRYGAKKFYLMAVFGYALVFILYAIVRNVWLAFGIAFLSGIKWILTINSTSAYVAQKVSVSERAQGMGLLNAMMSLGWVVGPLIGGYLSGISFQLNFFSTVVPLSIAFILALRLPE, encoded by the coding sequence ATGCCGAAGAGGGAAAAAGCAGTACTCCAGGGGAAGCGCGAGAGAACCCTCAAGTTCAAAAAGCTCAGGGTTAAGCGGAGAAACATTGTTATCCTAGCTGTTTCCATGTTCATTGCCAACGTTGCCTTCGGAATGGCCTTCCCCTACCTGAGCGTCTACATGCAGTACCTCGGTGCGACGATGTTCATGGTTGGCCTTTTGAGCGTGGCCTTCAACCTTACCTCTACTATCTTCCAGTACCCCTTCGGTTGGCTCTCCGATGCCACGAGAAACAGAAAAGGCTTCATTGCCCTCGGAACTGCGTCGATTGGACTTTTCTACGCTGTAATGGCGTTCGTCTCTTCCCCCGTTCAGGTGCTCTTCCTCAGGACGCTCCAGGGGATTTTTGGCTCTGCTATGACGCCGGCCCATTCTGCTCTCATCTCAGAGCTTTCAACGAGGGCTGGATCAATCTTCGGCCTGTTCAACTCCATAGAGAACGCCGGCTACATGGTGGGCAACTTCATAGGCTCCGCGATGGTTGAATACCTCGGTATAAAGAGCCTCTTTGTGATCTCCGGCCTCCTCCTCTTCCTCTCGGCCGGGATAGTTCTCCTTATCAGGGAGAGGCCCGCTGGAAGGAGGAGCCTCATGGGAATGATCCTTGTGCAGGAGGGCAGGGAGAGCTGGAGGGCAACTGTAAAAAGCTCGGCCTTCAAGAAGCTCATGAGAGGCTACCTCGGGCTGTTCTACTTTACCGTCTTCCTCGTGATGGTCGCCAGTGGGCAGTTCTACAGCGTCTCCTCGGTCTACTTCAAGGAGGCCTTCGGAGAGTGGAGTGTTGGCGTTCTCTTCGGAATAGAGAGCCTCGCCGCCGCGTTGACCGGCTACTTCCTCGGCAGGTTGATAGACAGGTACGGAGCGAAGAAGTTCTACCTAATGGCGGTATTCGGCTATGCACTTGTTTTTATTCTCTACGCGATCGTTAGAAACGTCTGGCTGGCCTTTGGGATTGCCTTCCTCTCGGGAATCAAGTGGATACTCACGATAAACTCGACTTCAGCCTATGTTGCCCAGAAGGTCAGTGTTTCCGAAAGGGCGCAGGGCATGGGGCTTCTAAATGCGATGATGAGCCTCGGCTGGGTAGTTGGGCCGCTTATAGGCGGCTATCTTTCTGGAATAAGCTTCCAGCTCAACTTCTTCAGCACTGTGGTGCCGCTCTCAATAGCTTTTATCCTGGCCCTAAGGCTTCCAGAATGA
- a CDS encoding GNAT family N-acetyltransferase translates to MTEKNEEVKIEKLQKLDQETLERLIEIYMSAYEGMREYGGEGESYAKRYLRWCWGKAKDGFFVAKIGDKIVGFIVCDKDWYSKYEGKTVGAIHEFAVDKAYQGHGIGHKLMDKCLEYLKDTGRIELWVGEKNYGAIKFYEKYGFKKVGQHGIWVRMVKDTKKEIKREEK, encoded by the coding sequence ATGACAGAGAAGAACGAAGAAGTGAAGATAGAGAAGCTTCAGAAGCTCGACCAGGAAACTCTTGAGAGGCTCATTGAAATATACATGAGTGCCTACGAGGGTATGAGAGAGTACGGTGGCGAGGGAGAGAGCTACGCGAAGCGCTACCTCCGCTGGTGCTGGGGCAAGGCCAAGGATGGCTTTTTCGTAGCCAAGATTGGGGATAAGATAGTCGGCTTCATCGTCTGCGACAAGGACTGGTACAGCAAGTACGAGGGAAAAACAGTTGGAGCGATCCACGAGTTCGCAGTTGATAAAGCCTATCAGGGCCACGGCATCGGCCACAAGCTGATGGACAAGTGCCTCGAATACCTGAAGGATACGGGCAGGATAGAGCTGTGGGTCGGCGAGAAGAACTACGGGGCGATTAAATTCTACGAGAAGTACGGCTTCAAAAAAGTCGGTCAGCACGGGATATGGGTTCGAATGGTGAAGGACACCAAAAAGGAGATAAAGCGGGAAGAGAAGTAG
- a CDS encoding multiprotein bridging factor aMBF1, protein MGKAKPRYCEICGSPIRGPGHRIRIEGAEVLVCDRCYEKYGGKKPGTFSIMPTGRQPRRTARPASRPKPQPRPYQPKPLVTEEIVEDFAERVYRAIQRSGKSYEELSHEIGLSVNDLRAIAHGYREPTIKEARKLEKYFKIKLIESAGEESFEEKKTIPRDYEPTLGDIANIRIKKRKKK, encoded by the coding sequence ATGGGAAAGGCCAAGCCGAGGTACTGTGAAATATGCGGCTCCCCCATCAGGGGACCGGGCCACAGGATAAGGATAGAGGGAGCTGAGGTTCTCGTATGTGACAGGTGCTACGAAAAGTACGGCGGTAAGAAGCCGGGAACCTTCAGCATAATGCCCACCGGAAGGCAGCCGAGGAGGACTGCAAGACCGGCATCCCGTCCAAAACCCCAGCCGAGACCATACCAGCCGAAGCCGCTCGTTACAGAGGAGATCGTCGAGGACTTTGCGGAGAGGGTTTACAGGGCAATCCAGCGCTCGGGCAAGAGCTACGAGGAGCTTTCACACGAGATCGGGCTTTCTGTGAACGATCTCAGGGCAATAGCCCACGGCTACCGCGAGCCAACGATAAAAGAGGCGAGAAAGCTTGAGAAGTACTTCAAGATAAAGCTCATCGAAAGTGCCGGCGAAGAGTCCTTCGAGGAGAAAAAGACAATTCCAAGGGACTACGAACCAACGCTCGGCGACATCGCCAACATAAGGATCAAGAAGAGGAAGAAGAAGTGA
- a CDS encoding PIN domain-containing protein: MIEVFVDSSVLIEGLKGNPKAVEVLNYLADTGAVAIINDPVPLYPPEIWSIASYTQKLWKNTRVHKGG, translated from the coding sequence ATGATCGAAGTCTTCGTTGATTCTTCCGTTCTTATCGAAGGACTAAAAGGAAACCCAAAGGCTGTGGAGGTTCTAAATTATCTCGCTGATACGGGGGCAGTTGCAATAATAAACGACCCTGTTCCATTATATCCGCCTGAAATCTGGAGTATCGCCTCTTACACTCAAAAGCTCTGGAAAAATACCAGAGTTCATAAAGGAGGATGA
- a CDS encoding PIN domain-containing protein, whose protein sequence is MLPTDEEALLQAYNFMRKYNILPNDAIILAACKVNNIERLATLDEDLIKEAKKEELELL, encoded by the coding sequence ATTCTTCCAACGGATGAAGAGGCCTTACTTCAGGCCTACAACTTCATGAGGAAGTACAACATTCTTCCAAACGACGCCATAATCCTAGCGGCGTGCAAAGTTAACAACATCGAGCGGCTCGCTACTTTGGACGAAGATTTAATAAAAGAGGCTAAGAAAGAGGAGCTAGAACTCCTATAA